A window of Gopherus evgoodei ecotype Sinaloan lineage chromosome 13, rGopEvg1_v1.p, whole genome shotgun sequence contains these coding sequences:
- the BCL7A gene encoding B-cell CLL/lymphoma 7 protein family member A isoform X3 — protein sequence MLTREKKWVTVGDTSLRIYKWVPVTEPKVDDISKFFTKKNKNKKKSKDEKCGSEVTTPENSSSPGMMDMHDDNSNQSSIADASPIKQENSSNSSPAPEQNSATQADGTEVKSDETQADAKEQPGSEDTSDEQNSQSSMENSMNSSEKAEIQSSGENDITTEASKNSQKLLLLLEGVTSGSLVFVVAEYGAEVSHSLITCYCCCFGVYTVASCLESGFLPYVTR from the exons ATGCTAACCAG GGAGAAGAAATGGGTGACAGTTGGCGACACATCCCTCAGAATTTACAAATGGGTACCAGTAACAGAGCCCAAAGTTGATGAT atctcaaagttctttacaaag aaaaacaaaaataagaaaaaaagcaaagatgaaaAATGTGGCTCTGAAGTGACCACTCCAGAGAATAGCTCTTCTCCAGGGATGATGGACATGCATG ATGACAATAGCAACCAGAGTTCAATAGCTGACGCTTCTCCAATAAAACAGGAGAACAGTAGCAACTCAAGTCCAGCACCTGAGCAGAACTCAGCAACACAAGCAGATGGCACTGAAGTAAAGTCTGATGAAACTCAAGCAGATGCAAAGGAGCAACCTGGTTCAGAAG ATACTTCTGATGAACAGAATTCACAGTCTTCAATGGAAAATTCCATGAATAGTTCAGAGAAAGCAGAAATTCAATCCTCTGGAGAAAATGATATAACTACAGAGGCATCTAAAAACTCTCAG AAATTGCTGCTGCTACTAGAAGGAGTAACTTCTGGGTCTTTGGTTTTTGTTGTGGCTGAGTATGGAGCTGAGGTAAGTCACAGTCTGATCACATGTTACTGCTGTTGCTTTGGAGTGTATACAGTAGCTTCATGCCTGGAATCAGGATTTTTGCCCTATGTGACTAGGTAA
- the BCL7A gene encoding B-cell CLL/lymphoma 7 protein family member A isoform X7, with the protein MLTREKKWVTVGDTSLRIYKWVPVTEPKVDDISKFFTKKNKNKKKSKDEKCGSEVTTPENSSSPGMMDMHDDNSNQSSIADASPIKQENSSNSSPAPEQNSATQADGTEVKSDETQADAKEQPGSEDTSDEQNSQSSMENSMNSSEKAEIQSSGENDITTEASKNSQDSEGVPPSKKMKVEASQQNVEEI; encoded by the exons ATGCTAACCAG GGAGAAGAAATGGGTGACAGTTGGCGACACATCCCTCAGAATTTACAAATGGGTACCAGTAACAGAGCCCAAAGTTGATGAT atctcaaagttctttacaaag aaaaacaaaaataagaaaaaaagcaaagatgaaaAATGTGGCTCTGAAGTGACCACTCCAGAGAATAGCTCTTCTCCAGGGATGATGGACATGCATG ATGACAATAGCAACCAGAGTTCAATAGCTGACGCTTCTCCAATAAAACAGGAGAACAGTAGCAACTCAAGTCCAGCACCTGAGCAGAACTCAGCAACACAAGCAGATGGCACTGAAGTAAAGTCTGATGAAACTCAAGCAGATGCAAAGGAGCAACCTGGTTCAGAAG ATACTTCTGATGAACAGAATTCACAGTCTTCAATGGAAAATTCCATGAATAGTTCAGAGAAAGCAGAAATTCAATCCTCTGGAGAAAATGATATAACTACAGAGGCATCTAAAAACTCTCAG GACTCTGAAGGAGTGCCACCTTCTAAAAAGATGAAAGTAGAGGCTTCCCAACAAAATGTTGAAGAGATTTAG